In Salminus brasiliensis chromosome 24, fSalBra1.hap2, whole genome shotgun sequence, one genomic interval encodes:
- the LOC140546405 gene encoding complement C1q-like protein 2 — translation MRVTGILIVLLYSLWSSASAENAAAPNPPKQLVCSLDLCTLLLKDEAVMKENVETMRTQLKEIMSRLTVTERDLESLRMQNKEQNNELEALRSRINTTEKKLGEQQSEIEELKKRPSDRTNVAFSASLRSFGSVGPFKEETTLRYSNVFTNIGNGYNTTTGIFTAPVSGVYLFLFYDHALGGQSAYLTLTKNGQRIVTTGHQKNMNEGSNNGANAVTIRLSKGDQMSVRLWGESWVFDDDKNYTTFTGILLFSV, via the exons ATGAGAGTCACTGGAATTCTGATTGTTTTACTTTACAGTCTTTGGTCATCAGCATCTGCAGAAAATGCAGCAGCTCCTAATCCTCCAAAACAGCTGGTTTGTTCTCTGGATTTGTGCACTTTGCTCCTGAAAGATGAAGCGGTGATGAAAGAAAATGTAGAGACCATGAGGACACAGCTTAAAGAGATTATGTCCAGATTGACGGTCACTGAACGTGATCTTGAGTCTCTGAGAATGCAGAATAAAG aGCAGAACAATGAACTTGAAGCACTTCGTTCCAGAATAAACACAACTGAGAAGAAGCTAGGAGAGCAACAGTCCGAGATCGAAGAGCTGAAGAAACGACCTTCAG acaGAACAAATGTAGCTTTCTCTGCTTCCTTGCGAAGTTTCGGCAGTGTCGGGCCTTTCAAAGAAGAAACCACATTGCGATACAGCAATGTTTTCACCAATATAGGCAATGGCTATAACACAACTACAG GAATTTTCACGGCGCCGGTCAGTGGTGTGTATCTTTTCTTGTTCTACGACCACGCCTTGGGCGGTCAAAGTGCCTACTTGACTCTGACCAAGAATGGGCAACGAATTGTAACCACAGGTCATCAAAAGAACATGAATGAGGGCTCCAACAATGGAGCGAATGCAGTCACCATTCGGCTCAGTAAGGGTGACCAGATGTCTGTCCGCCTCTGGGGAGAAAGCTGGGTTTTTGATGATGATAAAAACTACACAACTTTTACTGGAATTTTGCTCTtcagtgtttaa